The genomic stretch ATTAGATACGAACTTCATTTTGGTAGTTGTATTGGTGTATAACTTCGCTAAACGCTCGATAAATAAGAGTATTCTCTAACGCACGCTAACACGCCACATGGAGTGAGTGGTGATCGTTCGTCGTCGGCCCGGTGGGTAGTCCGGTGGGTGGTCCGGTGGGTGGCCAGTACCGACCGGGACCGGTCACCGGTGCGAGCGGCAGCGACTCGCCGAATAGCAAGGCAATTACATCCGCGCGGACAGCGATAGAGCATGAGCATTCTCGACGACGCCCGCGAACTGGCCGCGAGCGGCCCGCTGTGTGACGCCTGTCTCGGCCGGGTCTTCGCCGAGCGGAGTTTCGGGTTGACGAACGCCGAGCGGGGCCGAAGCCTCCGCGTCGCCGCCGCACTGGACGCCGACGAGCCGTTCGAGCCGGTCGATACCGCAGACTGCTGGGTCTGTGAAGGTCTCTGTGACGAGTTCGACGAGTGGGCCGAACGCTGCGCGGAGAGCATCGAGGGCACGGAATTCGGGACGTACCAGGTCGGAACGCGCGCGCCGCCGCTCGTCGAGGAGAACGAGCTACTCCTGCGTGAGGGCGCAGGACTGCCCGAGGACGCGGGTGAGCTGTTCAAATCGGAGTTCAACCGCGAGGTCGGCAAGCGCGTCGGTCGGCTGACGGAGACGGAGGTCGACTTCGGTCGGCCGGACGTCCAGTTCACGCTGGACCTCGAAGGCGACACGGTCGAGACGCGCGTCCACTCGGCGTTCGTCTACGGCCGCTACCGAAAGCTGGAACGCGACATCCCGCAGACGGAGTGGCCGTGTCGCGAGTGTGACGGCAGCGGCTACCAGGGCAAACAGCCCTGTGACTACTGTGGTGGCTCGGGCTACCTCTACGACGAGAGCGTCGAGCAACTCACCGCGCCGGTCGTCCTCGACGTGATGGACGGCATCGAGGCACTGTTCCACGGCGCGGGCCGCGAGGACGTCGACGCCCTGATGCTCGGCACGGGCCGACCGTTCGTCATCGAGGTGAAGGAGCCGCGACGGCGCGTCGTCGACGTCGAGCAGCTGGAGGGCGACATCAACGCCTTCGCCGAGGGCAAGGTCGAGGTCGAAGGGCTTCGGCTCGCGACCTACGACATGGTCGAGCGCGTGAAAGAACTCGACGCCAACAAGACCTACCGCGCGGAGGTCGAGTTCGGCGACGACGTGACCGCCGACGCACTGAAGGAAGCACTCGCGGAACTCGACGGGGCGACGGTCGAACAGTACACGCCTCACCGGGTCGACCACCGGCGCGCCAGCCTCACCCGGACGCGGGACGTCTACGACGCGGACGGCGAACTCCACGACGCCCGCCACGCCACCGTCGATATCCACGGCGCGGGCGGTCTCTACATCAAGGAACTCGTCTCCGGCGACGAGGGGCGGACGAACCCGAGTCTGGCAGGCATTCTCGGTGTCGACGCCGTCGTGACGGCACTCGACGTGGTCGCGGTCGAGGGCGAGGAGGAAGCCTTCGAGGACGAGGAGTTCTTCAAGCAGGCTGAGTAGCGCGTTTTCTTCTCTTTCTGCGCTGAATTATCCATCTTCAGTGGCGCGTGGCTTCGCGGCGTTTCATCGCCGCGAGCCACTCGTGCGAGGGATGAGCGAACGAGCCTGCGAGTGAGCGAATCGGCTGGGGAGGGTGTGGCTGCGGCGGGTGGGACTGAAAGGGGACGGGCTCTCGGGGAAGACGGACGATGTAAGCACCGCAGTCGAGTGAAACGAGACGAGGAGCACAGCGAGTCCATCGACCCGAGAGTGCGTGGGCTTTCGAGGTGGTCCCAGCGAATCCAGTGCATGGTGCCGAATTGCTCACACCACCAGGACACACGACAACGAGTCAGAGAAGCAAATCGCTTAGTCACCCCACCGAAACCACCCGAGTATGATTCACGTCGGAGCCGACGAAGCAGGCAAAGGGCCAGTCTTGGGCCCGATGGTCGCCGCCGCTGTCCGCGCCGATTCCGACGCTCTCCCCGACGGCATCGACGACTCGAAGCGCGTCAAGCCAGCACGTCGGACGGAAATCGCTGAAACCCTCAGACGCCACGACGACATCACGGTCGGCGTCGGCATCGTCCCGACAGAGCAAATCGACGATCCCGAGACGGATATGAACTCCCTGACGGTCGCGGCGCAGGTCGAAGCCGTCGCGAGCGTCGCACGCGAGGGTGACACCGTCGTCGTCGACGCAGGCGACGTGAGCGAGGCACGGTTCGGGCGGCGGGTCCGCGAGGGCGTGTCGGAGAGAGCAGACATCCGAATCGAGGTCGTCTCGGAACACGGTGCCGACGAATCCCACGCAATCGTCGGCGCGGCGAGCATCGTCGCGAAGGTCGAGCGCGACCGGCAGGTCGAGAACATCTCCGAGGAGTACGCCGACTACGGCCCGGTCGGCAGCGGCTATCCGAGCGACCCGAAGACGAGGGAGTTTCTCAAAAGGTACGTCGCCGAGACCGGTGACGTGCCAGCCTGCGCGCGTCGGTCGTGGTCGACGTGTGCGGACCTTCTCGCTGCCCAAGAGCAGTCGTCGCTGGGCGAGTTCTAACCCATCTCCGCCAGCGAGACGTACGACCCCTCTTGGGCCGAAATCCACGTCGTCACTAACTCCGCGTCTGCGACGTCGGTCGGGTAGATGGTACACTCGTCGGGCGCGCCCTCGTAGTGAACGACCGTCGCCGCGTAGCATCCGAGCGTCGTCTCCGTCTCGTGAGAGACCCGCTCCTGCGATTCGTTCGGGATGGTGTCGGTCGGACTGGCTCCGTCTGTTTCGTCGTCTCGGAGTGGGGTGGGTGCTGCCATGGTGGAAGTCGGTGCCTGTCGTCCCCGACAGGTTCAGGTGTTCTGATGGTGGTACAGGTCCTCCTTCGCCATCCGAGTCGATGTATCCGGACGCTCGTTCTCGGCGGGTGAGAACGATGTGAGTTAGTCGTCGGCCGGCGACGGCGACCCGCTTTCGCTGGAACGGTTGAACGGCTGTTGGCCGTAGAGTGCGGCCGCTCCGAACAGTCCGACCAGGAGCCCGATGCCGAACACCGCGCCGGCGTTTGCGAGAGCAATCCCCACAAACAGCACTGCCAAGCCACCGAAGAACGCGAAGCTCCCGAGTATCGTCGTTCGTTGGTGTCGCAGCGCGGCGTCGAGTTCCTCGCGAACAACTGCTCTGACTTCTGCTTCCGTCAGTTCCGACTCGTCGGAGGGCATGGCTCGCGAGTCAAATGGGTGAGCAAAAAGCGTTCCGCGTCGATTGCTTAGCGGTCCTCGGTCAAGAGCGAGCGCAGGATGTCACCGTAGGCGGGTCGCGTCAGGAGCACGCCAGCGATGACACCGAGGATGGTGAAGATGGCGAAGCCCTGGAGGTCGCCGAGCGAGAGCACGGCGAGCGGGCTCATGGCGATGATGGTCGTCGCGGCGGCCGCGCCGATGACCCAGAACGCCTTGCGGAAGCGTGACTGGAAGATCTTCCGCGAGCGGACGTCACCTTCCTGCATCACCTCGTCGGCGATGATGATGAGGTCGTCCACCCCGGTCCCGATGACCGCGATGAAGCCCGCGATGACCGAGAGGTCGATGGGGTAGCCGATGGCCGCGGCGAACCCGAGGAGGATGACCACCTCCGAGAGTGCCGTGACGATCATCGGCAAGGCGACCTTCGCCTCGCCGTAACGGAGGAAGACGACCCCGCTGACGGCGAGGACGGCGATGATACCCGTGAGGAGCGAGTCGAACTTGAAGCTCTCACCCTGTGCGGGCGAGATGAACGAGGAGGTTCCCTCGCCGCCCTGGCCGATGTCGAGCTGGGCCGGGAGCGCGCCTGCACGGAGGTTGATAGCGAGCGTCTGGGCTTCCGAGAAGTTGGTCGTCCCGAGGATGAACTGCGGGTCGTCGACCCACTCGCCCGTCTGCATACTGTTCGCGAGCGACGGGCTCATCCCGGCGGAGTAGACGACGTCACCGTCGACCTTCGTCAGGAGACACGACTCGGTGCTCTCGGGTGCCTCGTCGTAGCGACAGGTCGACCCGCCGGGGCGGGCGACGCCGGTCTCGACGACGTCGTCACGGAACTGCGGTGCGACGTCTTCACGGACGGTGACCGGCACGTTCGCGGGCTGGCTGCCCTGTGCCTGGACGGCCGCGCCGATACGGCGGAAGTCACCCTGTTCGAGGACGGCTTCGCGGGTCACGTAGGTCCCGTTCTCCGCCTGGTAGTAGATGTCGATGCGGACGCTCCCGCGGGAGTCGACGAGGTCGATGACGTCCGAACGGTCCTGGTTCGGCACCTCGATGAGGATGAAGTTGTCACCCGTCGAGGTCGTCACCTGCTGGACCGTCCCCCCGCTGAGCCCCGCCTCGTTGATCTTCGACTGGAGGATGGCGACGGTCTGCTGGCGCGTGATTTCGGTGACGCCCTCGCGGACCTCGCCGTGTTCGTAGCCCGCGTCGCTGAGCGCCCGGTCGAGGTCGTCGGTCGTGACGCCCTCGGCGGTCACTTCGACGGCGTTCGTCTCCTGCGTCTCGGCCGCGCGACGCGCGGTCACGTCGGTGACGGACACGTTGGTCAACTCGGCGGCGACGTTATCCTCGACGCTCGCGAGGTCCTCGTTACCGAACTGGACCTCCTCGGCGGTCACGCCGACGAGCGGCGCGCGGATACGCGTCCCGCCGGAGAGTTCGAGACCGAACTTGAGGTTCGTCGGCCCCTCACGGGCGGTGTCGTTGCCGGGTGAGCCGGCGGGCGAACCGGGTGTCCCCGGTGGTGCGAGCAGTGCGAACGAACTCCCGAAGAGGACGACGACGAGCACGATGACTCGCCAGTTGTCGCGGAGGACGCCCATTATCGCGACACCCCCTCGAACTTCCACCAGCGAAGCAGGCTGAGGTTGAGCATGTAGGTGTTCATCAGGTCGGCGGTGAGACCGAAGACGAGGATGATCCCGATGGAGGCGAGCAGCTGAATCCCGAACAGCGTCGCCGTGATGGTCATGACGACCATCGCCGCCAGCGACGTGAGCGTCATCGTCACACCGGTCCGCATCGCGCTCGCGACGGACTCGTAGAAGCTCCCGCTCCGGCGGATGACGTGGTTGTTGAGCAGGATGTCGGAGTCGACGGAGTATCCGATGATCATCAGCAGCGCGGCGACTGTCCCGAGCGAGAGTTCGATGCCGAGCAGGTTCATCAGCGCGACGGGGATGACGATGTCCGAGAACGCCGAGATGACGACGGCGATGGAGGGAACGAACGAGCGGAACATCGCGAAGACGAGCAGGCTCATGCCGAGGAAGGCGACGAGAACGCCGAACAGTGCGGTCTGTTGGGTGTCGGCACCGAAGCTCGGGCCGACGGCGTCGATGGAGAGGATCTCGAACCCGGCCGACTCGGCCTGCTGTTCGAGCTGGGTCGTGCTCGGCCCGGAGCCGTCACCGGCCTCGAACGTCACGATGTAGGTCTGCTCGGCCGCGGCGACCGACTGGATCGCCTCGGGCTGCGTCGAGAACGCCGACTGGATCTGGTCGCGTGCGGCGTCGTTGCTCGGTGCGTCGACGGCGACGCGGAGTTCCGTCCCACCGGTGAACTCGAC from Halogranum gelatinilyticum encodes the following:
- a CDS encoding preprotein translocase subunit SecD, with translation MGVLRDNWRVIVLVVVLFGSSFALLAPPGTPGSPAGSPGNDTAREGPTNLKFGLELSGGTRIRAPLVGVTAEEVQFGNEDLASVEDNVAAELTNVSVTDVTARRAAETQETNAVEVTAEGVTTDDLDRALSDAGYEHGEVREGVTEITRQQTVAILQSKINEAGLSGGTVQQVTTSTGDNFILIEVPNQDRSDVIDLVDSRGSVRIDIYYQAENGTYVTREAVLEQGDFRRIGAAVQAQGSQPANVPVTVREDVAPQFRDDVVETGVARPGGSTCRYDEAPESTESCLLTKVDGDVVYSAGMSPSLANSMQTGEWVDDPQFILGTTNFSEAQTLAINLRAGALPAQLDIGQGGEGTSSFISPAQGESFKFDSLLTGIIAVLAVSGVVFLRYGEAKVALPMIVTALSEVVILLGFAAAIGYPIDLSVIAGFIAVIGTGVDDLIIIADEVMQEGDVRSRKIFQSRFRKAFWVIGAAAATTIIAMSPLAVLSLGDLQGFAIFTILGVIAGVLLTRPAYGDILRSLLTEDR
- a CDS encoding tRNA pseudouridine(54/55) synthase Pus10; protein product: MSILDDARELAASGPLCDACLGRVFAERSFGLTNAERGRSLRVAAALDADEPFEPVDTADCWVCEGLCDEFDEWAERCAESIEGTEFGTYQVGTRAPPLVEENELLLREGAGLPEDAGELFKSEFNREVGKRVGRLTETEVDFGRPDVQFTLDLEGDTVETRVHSAFVYGRYRKLERDIPQTEWPCRECDGSGYQGKQPCDYCGGSGYLYDESVEQLTAPVVLDVMDGIEALFHGAGREDVDALMLGTGRPFVIEVKEPRRRVVDVEQLEGDINAFAEGKVEVEGLRLATYDMVERVKELDANKTYRAEVEFGDDVTADALKEALAELDGATVEQYTPHRVDHRRASLTRTRDVYDADGELHDARHATVDIHGAGGLYIKELVSGDEGRTNPSLAGILGVDAVVTALDVVAVEGEEEAFEDEEFFKQAE
- the rnhB gene encoding ribonuclease HII, translated to MHVGADEAGKGPVLGPMVAAAVRADSDALPDGIDDSKRVKPARRTEIAETLRRHDDITVGVGIVPTEQIDDPETDMNSLTVAAQVEAVASVAREGDTVVVDAGDVSEARFGRRVREGVSERADIRIEVVSEHGADESHAIVGAASIVAKVERDRQVENISEEYADYGPVGSGYPSDPKTREFLKRYVAETGDVPACARRSWSTCADLLAAQEQSSLGEF
- the secF gene encoding protein translocase subunit SecF; its protein translation is MSGTITLPFDLAEVDYTRYSNRQLAAIPLGVLFAAIVVIAATFALTGAPVDPGVEFTGGTELRVAVDAPSNDAARDQIQSAFSTQPEAIQSVAAAEQTYIVTFEAGDGSGPSTTQLEQQAESAGFEILSIDAVGPSFGADTQQTALFGVLVAFLGMSLLVFAMFRSFVPSIAVVISAFSDIVIPVALMNLLGIELSLGTVAALLMIIGYSVDSDILLNNHVIRRSGSFYESVASAMRTGVTMTLTSLAAMVVMTITATLFGIQLLASIGIILVFGLTADLMNTYMLNLSLLRWWKFEGVSR
- a CDS encoding DUF7511 domain-containing protein gives rise to the protein MAAPTPLRDDETDGASPTDTIPNESQERVSHETETTLGCYAATVVHYEGAPDECTIYPTDVADAELVTTWISAQEGSYVSLAEMG